In the Cheilinus undulatus linkage group 19, ASM1832078v1, whole genome shotgun sequence genome, one interval contains:
- the rbis gene encoding ribosomal biogenesis factor, with protein MGKNKQKGKKQKNVFQVANKHLKNKNKAKPVTTTLKHINAVKNEKVENLNQIFTEVQRDVKSVSKSVAPEAKRQTQVVREPPKESVNVDNAAQLFSQL; from the exons atgggaaagaataaacaaaaaggcaaaaagcagaagaacGTCTTTCAAGTTGCAAACAAGCATttgaaaaacaagaacaaagcgAAACCCGTCACAACAACACTCAAACAC ATCAACGCAGTGAAAAATGAGAAGGTGGAGAACCTCAATCAAATCTTCACTGAAGTCCAGAGGGATGTTAAGAGCGTTTCAAAGTCGGTGGCTCCTGAAGCGAAGAGACAAACACAG GTTGTCAGAGAGCCTCCAAAGGAATCTGTAAATGTTGACAATGCAGCTCAACTCTTTTCTCAACTATAA
- the LOC121527616 gene encoding carbonic anhydrase 1, giving the protein MSWGYAPDNGPEKWANNFPIANGPRQSPIDIVPGEASFDAGLKPLSLKYDPSTCMDILNNGHSFQVTFADDSDSSTLRDGPISGTYRLKQFHFHWGGADDRGSEHTVSGTKYPAELHLVHWNTKYPSFGEAASQPDGLAVVGVFLQIGAKNASLQKVLDVFDSIKAKGKQTTFAGFDPASLLPGCLDYWTYDGSLTTPPLLESVTWIVCKEPISVSCEQMARFRSLLFSAEGEAECCMVDNYRPPQPLKGRSIRASFK; this is encoded by the exons ATGTCTTGGGGATACGCGCCGGACAACG GACCCGAAAAATGGGCCAATAACTTCCCCATTGCCAATGGACCCCGCCAGTCTCCCATTGACATCGTCCCTGGTGAAGCATCCTTCGACGCTGGGCTGAAGCCCCTCAGCCTGAAGTACGACCCCTCCACCTGCATGGACATCCTCAACAACGGACATTCCTTCCAAGTGACCTTCGCGGATGATTCCGACAGCTCAA CTCTGAGAGACGGACCAATCTCGGGGACCTACAGGCTCAAGCAGTTTCATTTCCACTGGGGAGGCGCTGACGACAGGGGCTCTGAACACACCGTGTCTGGGACCAAATATCCTGCAGAG CTCCATCTTGTGCACTGGAACACCAAATACCCAAGTTTTGGTGAGGCTGCCAGCCAGCCTGATGGCCTGGCTGTCGTTGGAGTCTTCCTGCAG atCGGTGCTAAGAATGCCAGCCTCCAGAAGGTTCTCGACGTCTTTGACAGCATCAAGGCAAAA GGGAAGCAGACCACTTTTGCAGGCTTCGACCCTGCCTCTTTGCTCCCCGGCTGCCTTGACTACTGGACCTATGACGGCTCCCTGACCACACCCCCTCTGCTGGAAAGCGTCACCTGGATCGTCTGCAAGGAGCCAATCAGCGTCAGCTGTGAGCAG ATGGCCAGATTCCGCAGCCTGCTCTTCTCCGCTGAGGGCGAGGCCGAGTGCTGCATGGTGGACAACTACCGCCCTCCCCAGCCGCTCAAGGGTCGCTCCATCCGTGCCTCCTTCAAGTAA